Within the Leptolyngbyaceae cyanobacterium genome, the region ATGCGATCGCTAAAAGGAATTCGGGTAAATCGACGGCCCATTCAGCCAGTTAGTGCGGGCGACCAAATCACCCTGGAATTAGAACTAGAAAACCACGGTTCCCAGCCAAAAACCCTGCTGCAATTTCAAGATATGATTCCCTTTGTATTGGGTCAGCCAGTGCAAGGAGTCATCGAGTCGATCCCCGCTGGCGAAACTTACCGATGGGTTTATTCTCTCCCTACCGAGCGAAGGGGAGTTTATCGTTGGCATACGGTACAGCTGAGAACTGCTACGCCTTTGGGGTTGTTTTGGTGTCGCCGTCAGCGGGATGCGTTGGCTACGGCGATCGTTTATCCGACTGTTTTACCCCTCAATATCTGTCCTCTGGTGGATGCAATGGGACAGGAAGAAAGCCCGCAATTCTACAGTCGCGATCGACGCTCCCAAGCCGCCAACGAAAACGTTACGCGATCGCTCAGACCTTACCGTTGGGGAGACCCCATCCGCCTCGTCCACTGGCGCACTAGCGCTCGTTACGGCGAACTCCGAGTGCGAGAATTAGAAGTTTTTACCGGCGGTCAAGATATTATCATTTGTCTGGACACCGCTAGCCACTGGCAACCAGAAGATTTTGAACAAGCCGTCATTGCCGCCGCTTCCTTATATTTCTATGCTTGTCGATGCCAATTGAATGCCAGACTGTGGACTGCGGGTAGCGGTTTATTGCACGGCAATCTGGTAGTATTAGAAACATTAGCATCGATTAACCCCACAGAAGAAACAGGTGCAAACGCTCCCCCTAATCAGCCCTTAATTTTGCTCACTCAAAACCCTGTAGCAATTAATTCGCTTCCTAACGGTAGTCGCTGGGTACTTTGGCCATCAAGCTCGTCAATCGATCGGAAAAATGCTCCGAGTGGAGAGTCTCCCGGTATTGTCATTCAACCGGAAAAACCCTTGCAATTTCAACTAGAAGCATATTTGAGCTAAATGACGGGATGATGTAAACTGGGAAAGCCATACTGCTGCCTTACTCGTGCAGTACTACCTTAAAGTATTTATTCTCATAGATTTTAGCCAAAAACTTTGTTGCCAAAACTCAAGAATTTGTCTGTTGTATTATCATTAAATTTTCAATCAATATCATAGATAATCGTTATGATTAAAGCCTGTCTTCTTTGCATAGAAGCCATAGGATAAAATCAAACAATGCCGTCGAGAGAGGAAAGAACGATCGCATGACTCAAACTAAAAACGGAACCACATCTAGTGACAAGAACCTGGAAGCAATGCGCCAGTTTTCCGAACAATATGCTAAGCGGACAGGTACTTATTTCTGTGTCGATCCTTCAGTAACCGCCGTCGTGATTGAAGGGCTAGCAAAACATAAAGATGACTTAGGATCTCCCCTGTGTCCTTGCCGTCACTACGAAGACAAAGAAGCAGAAGTAAACGCTGCTTACTGGAACTGTCCTTGCGTTCCCATGCGCGAACGCAAAGAATGCCATTGTATGTTGTTTTTAACCGAAGATAACGATTTCGCCGGCCAAAGCCAAGAAATTTCCATCGAGGAAATAAAAGCCGTTCGAGACAGCATGGCATAAGTTGTCATTTGTCATTTGTCATTTGTCATTTGGCTAGATTACTTCTTTTACTAATGACTAATGACTGATGACTAATGACAAATAATATTTAATATTTAAATTTGCATGACGAAAGAATCAACGGAAGCATTTTGGCAAGGCGTAGCACAATTTAATAATGGAGAATACTACGCTTGCCACGATACCTTAGAAGCTTTGTGGATGGATTCAATAGAGCCTGAAAAAACTTTTTATCAGGGAATTTTACAAATAGCCGTCGCGCTTTATCATTTGGGTAATCAAAACTGGCGAGGTGCAGTAACTCTATTGGGAGAAGGTATCAATCGGTTGCGCTACTATCAACCAGATTACGCGGAAATAGATGTTGACCGATTAATTACAGACAGTTGGCAATTGTTGAATGCTTTACAACAATTTAGCGCCACCGATTTAAGCGAATTTGTCGAAAATTTGAAGCTCAATCAAAACCAAACTTTATCTTTACCAAAAATAGTAAAACTTACCGATACTTTTGATTGATGCTATCTAATAGCTTCGATTTCAATTGCTACCTCAAGCGATAGTTTAAAAAAACCATCGAGCCTACACCACATCAAGAGCGTGTTGCTTCAATTCATCAAAAGAAACATATTCCAAAGCAGACGGATGAGTAGCTGATAAAACCACTGGAGGAGCAACCCCAGCATCCAATGCTTCCTTCCATCGCGAAGCACACAAGCACCAACGATCCCCAGGCTTCAAACCAGGAAAATTAAACATCGGAATTGGCGTACTCAAATCATTACCTTTAGCCTTAGTAAATGCCAAAAATTCTTCAGTTACTTGAGCGCAGACGACATGAGCGCCAAAATCACCCGCTCCCGTGTTACATTTACCATCGCGATAAAATCCCGTGATGGGAGAAGTGCAGCAAATTTCTAATTCTCCTCCCAGGACGTTTCTAGCACCAGCCATAACCATTTGCGTAATTGACTTTCTATTTGTAGGTTACATTACTTGTTAAAATTATGACAATCATTTTCTAGATAATTTATAGACCTAACCTTTCTAAGATTACCTCTTCTTTTGCTCGAAAACCTGCCAACACCGCCGTACCATCTTTAACGAAAAGTGGCCGTTTTAAGAGCATCGCATCTTTCGCAAAAGCGTCAATCCATTCTTCATCTGTCCAATCATTTTTCTCTTCCCCCAAAGCGCGATAAGATTGACCCGAGGTATTTCGCATTGGTTTATTTCCTAAAGCTTTTACCCAATTTTGCACCATTTCGCGAGTAGGTGGGTTTTCTTTAGTATTGATAAATTCATACTGAGCGCCGTTATCGTCCAACCATTTAAGAGCTTTCTTACAAGTTCCGCAATTGGGGATTCC harbors:
- a CDS encoding DUF58 domain-containing protein — encoded protein: MFSRIANWLETHWVVPAYSGGVLAAFAICFLGSAINTMAGWLYVISGISFALLGIAATLPMRSLKGIRVNRRPIQPVSAGDQITLELELENHGSQPKTLLQFQDMIPFVLGQPVQGVIESIPAGETYRWVYSLPTERRGVYRWHTVQLRTATPLGLFWCRRQRDALATAIVYPTVLPLNICPLVDAMGQEESPQFYSRDRRSQAANENVTRSLRPYRWGDPIRLVHWRTSARYGELRVRELEVFTGGQDIIICLDTASHWQPEDFEQAVIAAASLYFYACRCQLNARLWTAGSGLLHGNLVVLETLASINPTEETGANAPPNQPLILLTQNPVAINSLPNGSRWVLWPSSSSIDRKNAPSGESPGIVIQPEKPLQFQLEAYLS
- a CDS encoding DUF2237 domain-containing protein, whose product is MAGARNVLGGELEICCTSPITGFYRDGKCNTGAGDFGAHVVCAQVTEEFLAFTKAKGNDLSTPIPMFNFPGLKPGDRWCLCASRWKEALDAGVAPPVVLSATHPSALEYVSFDELKQHALDVV
- a CDS encoding DUF309 domain-containing protein; translation: MTKESTEAFWQGVAQFNNGEYYACHDTLEALWMDSIEPEKTFYQGILQIAVALYHLGNQNWRGAVTLLGEGINRLRYYQPDYAEIDVDRLITDSWQLLNALQQFSATDLSEFVENLKLNQNQTLSLPKIVKLTDTFD
- a CDS encoding ferredoxin thioredoxin reductase catalytic beta subunit, which produces MTQTKNGTTSSDKNLEAMRQFSEQYAKRTGTYFCVDPSVTAVVIEGLAKHKDDLGSPLCPCRHYEDKEAEVNAAYWNCPCVPMRERKECHCMLFLTEDNDFAGQSQEISIEEIKAVRDSMA
- a CDS encoding Spx/MgsR family RNA polymerase-binding regulatory protein; its protein translation is MSILVYGIPNCGTCKKALKWLDDNGAQYEFINTKENPPTREMVQNWVKALGNKPMRNTSGQSYRALGEEKNDWTDEEWIDAFAKDAMLLKRPLFVKDGTAVLAGFRAKEEVILERLGL